In one window of Posidoniimonas corsicana DNA:
- a CDS encoding sigma-54 interaction domain-containing protein, whose protein sequence is MASAQLSPSIESLLATPPDAPDSWVLGSNPRITQIARHAEKAAEVQCTVLVTGETGTGKEVWARALHRLSHRRDKPLVPVNCAALTPTLAESQLFGHEKGAFTGAAGQSLGVFRAAQDGVVFLDEVGEMPMELQPKLLRVLQESEVTPVGAARPERINVQVIAATNRDLEREVSEGRFREDLYYRLNMVELHVPPLRDRIEDIPAFVRYFSQRFASRYGRDLWVPSEQELREFCEYSWPGNIRQLGHVIEQSYVLDCEPVLPNRRASQPDAVALPFTDLTKLREVAVKQALRATQGHKGQAAKLLGVHPNTMTRLLAQLDKNPPLQ, encoded by the coding sequence ATGGCTTCGGCGCAACTATCACCTTCGATCGAATCTCTCCTGGCGACACCGCCAGACGCACCCGACAGCTGGGTGCTGGGCTCGAATCCGCGTATCACGCAGATCGCACGCCACGCTGAAAAAGCAGCTGAGGTGCAGTGCACCGTTCTCGTCACCGGCGAAACCGGCACCGGCAAAGAGGTCTGGGCCCGGGCCTTACACCGGCTCAGCCACCGCCGCGACAAGCCACTGGTTCCCGTCAACTGTGCCGCGTTGACCCCCACCCTGGCCGAGAGCCAGCTATTTGGCCACGAGAAAGGGGCGTTTACGGGCGCCGCCGGGCAAAGCCTCGGTGTGTTCCGCGCCGCCCAGGATGGCGTCGTGTTCCTCGACGAAGTGGGCGAAATGCCCATGGAGTTGCAGCCCAAGCTGCTCCGCGTTCTGCAGGAATCCGAAGTCACCCCGGTCGGCGCCGCCCGGCCCGAGCGGATCAATGTTCAGGTGATCGCGGCCACCAACCGCGACCTCGAAAGAGAGGTCAGCGAAGGCCGATTCCGCGAGGACTTGTACTATCGGCTCAACATGGTTGAGCTCCACGTGCCGCCGCTCCGCGACCGCATCGAGGACATCCCCGCGTTCGTGCGGTACTTCTCGCAGCGCTTCGCCAGCCGCTACGGGCGTGACCTCTGGGTCCCGTCCGAGCAGGAACTCCGGGAGTTCTGCGAGTACTCGTGGCCCGGCAACATCCGGCAGCTCGGCCACGTCATCGAGCAGTCTTACGTGCTGGACTGCGAGCCGGTGCTCCCCAACCGCCGCGCCAGCCAGCCCGACGCGGTGGCCCTGCCCTTTACCGACCTCACCAAGCTTCGTGAGGTGGCGGTCAAGCAGGCCCTGCGGGCCACTCAGGGGCACAAGGGCCAGGCGGCCAAGCTGCTGGGGGTCCACCCCAACACGATGACCCGCCTGCTGGCGCAGCTCGACAAGAACCCGCCGCTCCAGTAA
- a CDS encoding PD-(D/E)XK nuclease family protein, which produces MGTHPAPGLRLWLAPTTLESARLTGVLATLTGGMLAPGIKPLYQAADAVVSAAPEPIRPLSRVARSRLIEEILHRGSFSGRFRLLTQARGSAGGLDYVATALEQFAMDNLTPEELFDQTGAIGDARISELARAYQDYTQECRRHRLMDRSARLRYACELFESGAAPGGAPEMVAASGLDRLEMLEARFLQAVLRSAGQWAAAFTVNGPEALASAAAGQTATLYDGPAATVRRLRSLFPASEITWVESRLPDADARRHALDAIFRDPRDARRRAGADQRGTGIVVHGAAGLQEEAESAAHRAKQLLRSGVPAADIVVAARGIGGWAPRLREAFAQAGVPLAVEGAATLGQTAVGRVAALVLRLATDDWTYDAVHSAVTLPSLGLFDTPLDDDERRIARRLGLAGRRAAVEWVLNELLYPKGRRQLLDRVNWLASQNQASTDNATADDEPPDRRRERLTSAATLALPALQTLAEVTQTFYHEADPLGWHDRLAGAIATLGYRPTDQTAQRDDEAALAALEDAFASLQRLSEQRRAEEQRIPLAEAHRLVQGWLSRVPLDVRWDAEGRVRALSAETASQTPCEHLLLVGLDEQSFPRPDSAIAIGSADDQLRSQQASEMLLFCKLLATPRQAVYLSYAALDAKAQTLNPSSYVAELERLFPRRQLRTTADPGEQAPQDPQQLRRHAVRRLMEGDAGPLAQVVAGGSSDATGAALAAGLLASHERSHGDSFGAYEGVLTSAEAQASLDARFGPEHLWSASQLEQYGTCPFKFYLRHVLRADPVESLALDVDYRRRGSLLHDAMVRFHRQVNQLIGQGAATSTLDAEAFSAAFGAAIQDAFEALATAPHEAAVAEIEAMQAAAWSEEYQRQHRRYDDKNSAFVEPLVPRHFEARFGPAVASTGEAPDPLSTPEPFALQAGDYRILLTGQVDRIDVGRVGGQAVFNVIDYKTAKSLKLKQEDIESGRLLQMVLYTIAVSDHLFAGQDVAPWRSGYWAVQENGFKFGKLPQPGERADGGVVLAEDWNELVQAVRERVGQIVRNVRAARFPMFNTDEDCGGRCEYRTVCRVAQARSLAKTPDGEDG; this is translated from the coding sequence ATGGGAACGCACCCCGCTCCCGGCCTGCGGCTGTGGCTGGCCCCGACCACGCTTGAGTCCGCCAGGCTCACTGGCGTGCTAGCAACCCTAACGGGGGGTATGCTGGCGCCGGGGATCAAGCCGCTCTACCAGGCTGCGGACGCCGTCGTTTCGGCCGCCCCCGAGCCGATCCGCCCGCTGTCCCGGGTGGCCCGCTCGCGGCTCATCGAAGAGATCCTGCACCGCGGCAGCTTTTCGGGGCGGTTCCGGCTGCTGACGCAGGCCCGCGGCTCTGCCGGCGGGCTCGACTACGTGGCGACCGCTCTCGAGCAGTTTGCGATGGACAACCTGACGCCGGAGGAGCTGTTCGACCAGACCGGCGCCATCGGTGACGCCCGGATCAGCGAGCTGGCCCGCGCGTACCAGGACTACACCCAGGAGTGCCGCCGCCACCGGTTGATGGATCGCTCCGCGCGGCTCCGTTACGCGTGCGAGCTATTCGAGTCGGGCGCAGCGCCCGGCGGCGCGCCGGAAATGGTCGCCGCGTCGGGCCTCGACCGCCTGGAGATGCTGGAAGCGCGGTTCCTGCAGGCGGTGCTCCGCTCGGCGGGGCAGTGGGCGGCGGCCTTCACCGTGAACGGCCCGGAGGCGCTCGCGTCAGCAGCCGCGGGACAGACCGCCACCCTCTACGACGGTCCCGCCGCTACCGTGCGGCGGCTGCGGTCGCTGTTCCCCGCCAGCGAGATCACCTGGGTCGAAAGCCGCCTGCCAGACGCCGACGCGCGGCGCCACGCGCTCGACGCAATCTTCCGCGACCCTCGCGACGCGCGACGCCGCGCCGGCGCCGACCAGCGCGGGACCGGCATCGTGGTCCACGGCGCCGCTGGCTTGCAGGAAGAGGCCGAGTCCGCGGCCCACCGCGCCAAGCAACTGCTCCGATCGGGCGTGCCGGCCGCCGACATCGTGGTGGCCGCCCGCGGCATTGGCGGCTGGGCGCCGCGGCTGCGTGAGGCGTTTGCCCAGGCGGGCGTGCCGCTGGCGGTCGAAGGCGCCGCTACGCTGGGGCAGACAGCCGTGGGTCGGGTGGCGGCATTGGTGCTGCGATTGGCGACCGACGACTGGACCTACGACGCCGTACACAGCGCGGTTACGCTGCCCAGCCTGGGGCTGTTCGACACGCCGCTGGACGACGACGAGCGTCGGATCGCGCGTCGGCTGGGCCTCGCCGGCCGCCGGGCCGCGGTGGAATGGGTACTGAACGAGCTGCTATACCCCAAAGGCCGCAGGCAGCTGCTGGATCGCGTGAACTGGCTCGCCTCGCAGAACCAGGCGAGCACTGACAACGCCACCGCGGACGACGAGCCGCCCGACCGCCGGCGCGAGCGGCTGACCTCTGCCGCCACCCTGGCGTTGCCCGCGCTGCAGACACTGGCGGAGGTCACGCAGACCTTCTACCACGAGGCCGACCCACTCGGATGGCACGACCGGCTGGCCGGCGCAATCGCCACCCTGGGCTACCGTCCTACCGACCAGACTGCCCAGCGGGACGACGAGGCGGCGCTGGCCGCCCTGGAGGACGCGTTCGCTTCCCTCCAACGGCTGTCGGAGCAGCGCCGCGCCGAAGAGCAGCGGATCCCGCTGGCCGAGGCGCACCGGCTGGTGCAGGGGTGGCTGAGCCGCGTGCCGCTCGATGTCCGCTGGGACGCCGAGGGACGCGTCCGCGCGCTCAGCGCCGAGACCGCCAGCCAGACGCCGTGCGAGCACCTGCTGCTGGTCGGCCTGGACGAGCAGTCTTTCCCGCGTCCCGACTCGGCGATCGCGATCGGCTCTGCCGATGATCAACTCCGCAGTCAGCAGGCGAGCGAGATGCTGCTGTTCTGCAAGCTGCTGGCCACTCCCCGCCAAGCGGTCTACCTCTCGTACGCCGCACTCGACGCGAAGGCGCAGACGCTCAACCCGAGCTCCTACGTCGCGGAGCTGGAGAGGCTGTTCCCACGGCGGCAGCTACGCACAACCGCGGACCCCGGCGAGCAGGCCCCGCAAGACCCGCAGCAGCTGCGCCGGCACGCCGTGCGACGGCTGATGGAGGGCGACGCCGGCCCCCTCGCCCAAGTCGTCGCCGGAGGGTCGTCCGACGCAACCGGGGCGGCGCTCGCGGCAGGACTGCTCGCCTCGCACGAGCGCTCGCACGGCGACTCGTTCGGCGCGTACGAGGGCGTGCTCACCAGCGCCGAGGCGCAGGCATCCCTGGACGCGCGGTTCGGGCCGGAGCACCTGTGGAGCGCCAGCCAGCTGGAGCAGTACGGGACCTGCCCCTTCAAGTTTTATCTGCGGCACGTGCTGCGTGCGGACCCGGTCGAGTCGCTTGCGCTGGACGTCGACTACCGCCGCCGCGGCTCGCTGCTGCACGACGCAATGGTCCGCTTCCACCGCCAGGTGAACCAATTGATCGGGCAGGGCGCCGCGACGTCGACCCTCGACGCCGAGGCGTTCTCCGCCGCGTTCGGCGCCGCCATTCAGGACGCGTTCGAGGCGCTCGCCACCGCGCCGCACGAGGCGGCGGTCGCGGAGATCGAGGCCATGCAGGCCGCCGCGTGGAGCGAGGAGTACCAACGGCAGCACCGGCGGTACGACGACAAGAACTCGGCGTTTGTCGAGCCGCTCGTGCCGCGGCACTTCGAGGCCCGGTTCGGCCCCGCGGTCGCGTCAACCGGCGAGGCGCCCGACCCACTGTCCACCCCCGAGCCGTTCGCGCTGCAGGCGGGCGACTACCGAATCCTGCTCACCGGGCAGGTGGACCGGATCGACGTGGGGCGGGTGGGCGGCCAGGCCGTGTTCAACGTCATCGACTACAAGACCGCCAAGTCGCTCAAGCTCAAGCAGGAGGACATTGAGTCGGGCAGGCTGCTGCAAATGGTGCTGTACACGATCGCGGTGAGCGACCACTTGTTCGCCGGCCAGGACGTCGCGCCGTGGCGGAGCGGCTACTGGGCCGTGCAGGAGAACGGCTTCAAGTTTGGCAAGCTCCCGCAGCCTGGCGAGCGGGCGGACGGCGGGGTCGTGCTGGCGGAGGACTGGAACGAGCTGGTCCAGGCCGTGCGCGAGCGCGTGGGCCAGATAGTCCGCAACGTTCGGGCGGCGCGGTTCCCGATGTTCAACACCGACGAGGACTGCGGCGGCCGGTGCGAGTACCGCACGGTCTGCCGCGTCGCGCAGGCGCGGAGCCTCGCCAAGACGCCCGACGGGGAGGACGGATGA
- a CDS encoding UvrD-helicase domain-containing protein, giving the protein MSVLCYTEEQARAIQTRGVSVALDAGAGCGKTFVLTERFLSQLAPGDDALELHELVAITFTDAAAREMRERVRAKCLERLAAASADEAPHWLRLLRALDGARVSTIHAFCSTLVRNYALELGLDPSFHVLDQAAADVLLSEATDRRLRAMLEDRDADVMTLAADAGFAGLKSRLVPLLEHAGTQPLNDWLTGPPEEMVAAWGRYYEERVAAIERRQLAELPAVEQVRGMIPECTGDAETRSKIAGLDAMLAALQAGDPDVDVERLRELAKVQGVCGKKADWPSADAKKLYGDACKKIRDKIDKLTKWSPGEPHVEAAVMGQRLARVADAVVAEYEQAKRGAAALDFNDLLALTRRLLTEDAFRDVRRRIERSTKLLLVDEFQDTDQAQVDIVSAIAGEALTSGGLFFVGDFKQSIYRFRGAEPTVFRDLQSRTPAEGRLPLSQNFRSQPAVLGFVNALFGPLFGEEYLPLRPARPQVGPTPAVQLLWTEVPPDTKAEPARRAEAQRIAEHVRGLLADPTERVAEQADGEWTARRVRPGDIAILFRALGDVQHYEQALRDAGVDHHLIGGHAFYSQQEVYDLLNLLRSVTSTCDEVALAGVLRSPFFSLQDETLLWLTRAGGSLNAGLLRRQPPAEAPPEQQARVTAARDVLTELRRMKGVANTAEIIRTALDRTAYDATLLSEYLGERKLANLEKIVEQARVADQTRPGDVDAFVRQLTEFIARQPKEANAATTDDHADVVRLMTVHHSKGLEFPVVFVADLGRKASPDRSQSAFSPELGPLVRPSGVDKQVKVGLDLYKKVQTQADQDELTRVFYVACTRAADLLVLSSSVEDIEQPKGDWLATLTKVIHPQTGADRNSGEVLAEFVPPSGAKPPQAERGKRPDLPKLIAQAMSKQRVKRAPEVAPVAVRPESLQRFSVSRLTGRFHHAAAPIVEAPRGPAAEPIDPRGLGTLVHAVMERIDFASPSRVGDWCESLAPLHLRRNWQAAAAEAQSLIEKFLAGPACQELAQAARLQREVEFALPWPAPGLDSSAAPAMLQGYIDCLVEQRPGEWRILDYKTNRVTAQSVPKAAEEYRLQMSVYALAVEAALGARPAALTLHFLRPGAEATFAWDDAAREAAAASIDDAIQQVRTVAANHD; this is encoded by the coding sequence ATGAGCGTTCTCTGCTACACCGAAGAGCAGGCCCGGGCGATCCAGACCCGCGGCGTGTCGGTCGCGCTGGACGCGGGCGCCGGCTGCGGCAAGACGTTCGTGCTGACCGAGCGGTTCCTGTCGCAGCTCGCCCCGGGCGACGACGCGCTGGAGCTGCACGAGCTGGTCGCCATCACCTTCACCGACGCCGCCGCCCGCGAGATGCGTGAGCGGGTGCGGGCGAAGTGCCTGGAGCGGCTGGCGGCCGCCTCGGCCGACGAGGCGCCGCACTGGCTGCGGCTGCTGCGGGCGCTGGACGGGGCGCGGGTCAGCACGATCCACGCGTTCTGCTCGACGCTGGTGCGGAACTACGCGTTGGAGTTGGGCCTCGACCCCAGCTTCCACGTGCTGGACCAGGCGGCGGCCGACGTGCTGCTGTCCGAGGCGACCGACCGCCGGCTGCGGGCCATGCTGGAGGACCGCGACGCCGACGTCATGACCCTGGCCGCCGACGCCGGGTTTGCGGGGCTCAAGAGCCGGCTGGTCCCGCTGCTGGAGCACGCCGGGACGCAGCCGCTGAACGACTGGCTCACCGGCCCGCCGGAAGAGATGGTCGCCGCGTGGGGGCGGTACTACGAAGAGAGGGTCGCCGCGATCGAGCGTCGGCAGCTCGCCGAGCTGCCCGCTGTCGAACAGGTCCGCGGCATGATCCCCGAGTGCACGGGCGACGCCGAAACGCGCAGCAAGATTGCGGGGCTCGACGCGATGCTCGCCGCCCTGCAGGCCGGCGACCCCGACGTCGACGTGGAGCGGCTCCGCGAGCTTGCCAAGGTGCAGGGCGTCTGCGGGAAGAAGGCCGACTGGCCCTCGGCCGACGCCAAGAAGCTCTACGGCGACGCGTGCAAGAAGATCCGCGACAAGATCGACAAGCTCACCAAGTGGTCGCCGGGCGAGCCGCACGTCGAAGCCGCGGTGATGGGCCAGCGGCTGGCGCGGGTGGCCGATGCGGTCGTCGCCGAGTACGAGCAGGCCAAGCGGGGCGCGGCGGCGCTCGACTTTAACGATCTGCTAGCGCTAACGCGGCGGCTACTCACCGAGGACGCGTTCCGCGATGTGCGGCGCCGCATCGAGCGGTCGACCAAGCTGCTGCTGGTCGACGAGTTCCAAGACACCGACCAGGCGCAGGTGGACATCGTGTCGGCGATCGCCGGCGAGGCGTTGACCTCCGGTGGGCTGTTCTTCGTCGGCGACTTCAAGCAGTCGATCTACCGGTTCCGCGGCGCCGAGCCGACCGTGTTCCGCGACCTGCAGTCCCGTACGCCGGCCGAGGGCCGGCTGCCGCTCTCGCAGAACTTCCGCAGCCAGCCGGCGGTGCTGGGGTTCGTCAACGCGTTGTTCGGACCGCTGTTCGGCGAGGAGTACCTGCCGCTCCGCCCCGCGCGGCCGCAGGTCGGACCGACCCCCGCGGTGCAGCTGCTGTGGACCGAAGTCCCGCCCGACACGAAGGCCGAGCCCGCCCGCCGCGCCGAGGCGCAGCGCATCGCCGAGCACGTCCGCGGCCTGCTGGCCGATCCCACGGAGCGCGTCGCCGAACAGGCCGACGGCGAGTGGACCGCCCGCCGGGTCCGCCCCGGCGATATCGCCATCCTGTTCCGCGCGCTGGGCGACGTGCAGCACTATGAGCAGGCGCTCCGCGACGCGGGCGTGGATCATCACCTGATCGGCGGGCACGCGTTCTACTCGCAGCAGGAGGTGTACGACCTGCTCAACCTGCTGCGGAGCGTTACGAGCACGTGCGACGAGGTGGCGTTGGCGGGGGTGCTGCGTAGCCCGTTCTTCTCGCTGCAGGACGAGACGCTGCTGTGGCTCACCCGCGCGGGCGGGTCGCTCAACGCGGGGCTGCTGCGCCGCCAGCCACCGGCCGAGGCGCCGCCCGAGCAGCAGGCCCGCGTCACCGCCGCCCGCGACGTGCTGACCGAGCTGCGGCGGATGAAGGGCGTGGCGAACACGGCAGAGATCATCCGCACGGCGCTCGACCGAACCGCCTACGACGCGACGCTGCTCTCGGAGTACCTGGGGGAGCGGAAGCTGGCCAACCTCGAGAAGATCGTCGAGCAGGCGCGGGTGGCCGACCAGACCCGGCCGGGCGATGTCGACGCCTTCGTGCGGCAGCTCACCGAGTTTATCGCTCGGCAGCCCAAGGAGGCGAACGCCGCCACGACCGACGACCACGCGGACGTGGTGCGGCTGATGACCGTGCACCACTCCAAGGGGCTCGAGTTTCCGGTGGTGTTTGTCGCGGACCTGGGCCGCAAGGCGTCGCCTGATCGCAGCCAGTCGGCGTTCTCGCCGGAGCTTGGGCCGCTGGTCCGGCCGTCCGGGGTCGACAAGCAGGTGAAGGTCGGGCTGGACCTCTACAAGAAGGTGCAGACGCAGGCCGACCAGGACGAGCTCACCCGCGTGTTCTACGTGGCGTGCACGCGGGCCGCCGACCTGCTGGTGCTGTCGTCGTCGGTGGAGGACATCGAGCAGCCCAAGGGCGACTGGCTGGCCACGCTGACCAAGGTGATCCACCCGCAGACCGGCGCCGACCGCAATTCGGGCGAGGTGCTGGCCGAGTTCGTGCCTCCGTCCGGCGCCAAGCCGCCGCAGGCCGAGCGCGGCAAGCGGCCCGACCTGCCGAAGCTGATCGCCCAGGCGATGAGCAAGCAGCGGGTGAAGCGGGCCCCCGAGGTCGCGCCGGTAGCCGTCCGGCCCGAGAGCCTGCAGCGGTTCTCGGTCTCGCGGCTGACGGGCCGGTTCCACCACGCCGCGGCGCCAATCGTCGAGGCGCCGCGCGGCCCGGCCGCCGAGCCGATCGACCCCCGCGGGCTGGGAACTCTGGTGCACGCGGTGATGGAGCGGATCGACTTCGCCAGCCCCAGCCGCGTCGGCGACTGGTGCGAGTCGCTCGCGCCGCTCCACCTCCGCCGGAACTGGCAGGCGGCGGCCGCCGAGGCGCAGTCTCTGATCGAGAAGTTCCTGGCCGGCCCCGCCTGCCAGGAGCTGGCCCAGGCGGCCCGCCTGCAGCGGGAGGTTGAGTTCGCCCTGCCCTGGCCGGCGCCCGGCTTAGACTCGTCCGCCGCCCCGGCGATGCTGCAGGGCTACATCGACTGCCTGGTGGAGCAGCGGCCCGGCGAGTGGCGGATCCTCGACTACAAGACGAACCGCGTCACCGCCCAGTCGGTCCCTAAGGCTGCCGAGGAGTACCGGCTGCAGATGTCGGTCTACGCGCTGGCGGTCGAGGCGGCCCTCGGCGCGCGCCCCGCAGCCCTCACGCTGCACTTCCTCCGGCCCGGCGCCGAGGCGACCTTTGCCTGGGACGACGCCGCGCGTGAGGCGGCCGCCGCCAGCATCGACGACGCGATCCAACAGGTGCGAACAGTCGCCGCCAACCATGACTGA
- a CDS encoding LpxI family protein, which translates to MLAPPPRETIGLIAAWGRYPVVIAEALKRSGYRVSCAAVQRHADPALRDICDHFQWVGAARIGQVVRCFRRHGVTTATMAGKIHKVEMYRPLAWLRYAPDWTTIKTFYPHFVSRSADQRDDTLLGAIVQAFADRGIRLAPATDFAEELLVIPGLIAGAPLSPARQADADFGWSMAKEMGRLDVGQSVCVKDRSVIAVEAVEGTDLCIRRAGELCPKGGFTVVKVAKPQQDMRFDVPTVGRGTLETMVAAGASTLVIEADQTILLDEADFREFALRNKLSVVAMKSAAALRAAG; encoded by the coding sequence GTGCTAGCACCGCCTCCCCGAGAGACAATCGGCCTGATCGCCGCGTGGGGTCGCTACCCCGTGGTCATTGCTGAGGCCCTCAAGCGTTCGGGGTACCGGGTGTCGTGCGCTGCTGTTCAGCGCCACGCCGACCCGGCGTTGCGCGACATCTGCGACCACTTCCAGTGGGTGGGGGCGGCCCGGATCGGCCAGGTGGTGCGGTGCTTCCGCCGCCACGGAGTGACCACCGCCACCATGGCGGGCAAGATCCACAAGGTCGAGATGTACCGCCCCCTGGCTTGGCTGCGGTACGCCCCCGACTGGACCACCATCAAGACCTTCTACCCCCACTTCGTCAGCCGCTCCGCCGACCAGCGCGACGACACCCTGCTCGGCGCGATCGTGCAGGCGTTCGCCGACCGGGGCATCCGGTTGGCGCCGGCCACCGACTTTGCGGAGGAACTCCTCGTGATACCTGGACTCATCGCCGGCGCGCCGCTCTCCCCCGCCCGGCAGGCAGACGCGGACTTTGGCTGGTCGATGGCCAAGGAAATGGGCCGCCTGGACGTCGGTCAAAGCGTCTGCGTGAAGGACCGGTCGGTGATCGCAGTGGAGGCTGTCGAGGGGACCGACCTTTGTATCCGCCGCGCTGGCGAGCTCTGCCCCAAGGGCGGGTTCACGGTGGTGAAGGTCGCCAAGCCGCAGCAAGACATGCGGTTCGACGTGCCGACCGTCGGCCGCGGAACGCTCGAAACGATGGTGGCCGCCGGCGCAAGCACACTCGTCATTGAAGCCGATCAGACCATCCTGCTCGACGAGGCCGACTTCCGTGAGTTCGCGCTCCGCAACAAACTCAGTGTGGTGGCGATGAAGTCGGCTGCCGCTCTGCGAGCGGCTGGGTAA
- a CDS encoding CCA tRNA nucleotidyltransferase — MTEPKRKQFGESHQAQREFALQVVQQLRGAGHQSLWAGGCVRDQLLGKRPKDYDVATSATPEQVAEVFGKRRTLAIGAAFGVMTVLGPRRAGQIEVATFRTDAGYSDGRRPDRVEYTDAQHDASRRDFTINGLFFDPIADEVIDYVGGQDDLAAGVVRAIGDPEARIEEDKLRMLRAVRFAATFGFELDPATAAAVAARAGQLTVVSAERIGAEAARMLTHASRARAVRTLSELGLLPATLPELHRLSQEALADRCAALDRLSEPGLPLALAACLPPTLGSPAGSKLCRRLKYTNDDAKQTDWLLDNRGAVAAARQLPWPRLQRVLASPGAGDVLALVEAESDEPSAEVAYCRERMARPPEEWNPPPLVDGRDLIAAGFQPGPEFGKLLEQIRDEQLEGRLGSKQAALDFAAAHYQH; from the coding sequence ATGACTGAGCCCAAGCGGAAACAATTCGGCGAGAGCCACCAGGCCCAGCGGGAATTTGCCCTGCAGGTCGTCCAGCAGCTGCGCGGCGCGGGGCACCAGTCGTTGTGGGCGGGCGGGTGCGTGCGCGACCAGCTGCTCGGCAAGCGTCCCAAGGACTACGACGTCGCCACGTCGGCCACGCCGGAGCAGGTCGCCGAGGTGTTCGGCAAGCGGCGGACGCTGGCCATCGGCGCCGCGTTCGGCGTGATGACCGTGCTCGGCCCCCGCCGTGCGGGGCAGATCGAGGTCGCCACGTTCCGCACCGACGCCGGCTACTCCGACGGCCGCCGCCCGGACCGCGTCGAGTACACCGACGCCCAACACGACGCCAGCCGCCGCGACTTCACCATCAATGGTCTGTTTTTCGACCCGATCGCCGACGAGGTGATCGATTACGTCGGCGGGCAGGACGACCTGGCGGCGGGCGTGGTGCGGGCGATCGGCGACCCCGAAGCGCGCATCGAAGAAGACAAGCTGCGGATGCTGCGGGCGGTCCGCTTCGCCGCGACGTTCGGGTTCGAGCTCGACCCGGCAACCGCCGCCGCCGTGGCCGCCCGCGCCGGTCAGCTCACGGTCGTCAGCGCCGAGCGGATCGGCGCCGAGGCGGCCCGCATGCTCACCCACGCCAGCCGCGCACGCGCGGTGCGGACGCTGAGCGAGCTGGGCCTGCTGCCCGCAACGCTCCCCGAGCTGCACCGCCTGAGCCAAGAGGCGCTCGCGGACCGCTGCGCCGCGCTCGACCGGCTCAGCGAGCCGGGCCTGCCGCTGGCGCTCGCCGCCTGCCTGCCGCCGACGCTCGGCTCACCCGCTGGGTCGAAGCTGTGCCGGCGGCTGAAGTACACCAACGACGACGCAAAGCAGACCGACTGGCTGCTCGACAACCGCGGCGCGGTCGCCGCCGCCCGCCAGCTCCCGTGGCCACGGCTGCAGCGGGTGCTGGCCTCGCCCGGCGCCGGGGACGTGCTCGCGCTGGTTGAGGCAGAGTCCGATGAGCCTTCGGCCGAGGTCGCGTACTGCCGCGAGCGGATGGCGCGTCCACCGGAAGAGTGGAACCCGCCCCCGCTGGTGGACGGCCGGGACCTGATCGCCGCGGGGTTCCAGCCGGGCCCCGAGTTTGGGAAACTCTTGGAACAGATCCGCGACGAGCAGCTCGAGGGGCGACTCGGCTCCAAGCAGGCCGCACTCGACTTCGCCGCCGCGCACTACCAACATTAA
- a CDS encoding DUF1559 family PulG-like putative transporter has product MRLRARENQGFTLVELLVVIAIIGILIALLLPAVQAAREAARRNQCLSQMKQLVLATHNHHDTYNYLPLASTSPYATSQGGPVQIGAQGNAANGRDPQNLSDGYSWMVQLLPYLEEQPLHSRMSQNSATFSRSAFSQTANGGVFMTPSGAAASATNPWFWEQPLDFALCPSFPGDENVTLTGVAEAGDGPAAGNYIAMASTHYTNQNGGHLATSGSRNTTANPCNSSSYCGNGALPFPGVAGNRVTKKGHSFAALSDGTSKCAMIAESREQAITSWYSGLASYGVAWWPNYNGGGELPNAVPNNTAPNQNAWQKNLDSAAAQALNKGTDRRTASGNSAIDPQTLWYATSSQYPHMGTERKWGPSSAHPSVVQHGFGDGRAKAVADNIDTDVYLWMVTRNGRETYDEGT; this is encoded by the coding sequence ATGAGACTTCGTGCACGCGAAAACCAGGGTTTTACCCTGGTGGAGCTGCTGGTCGTGATCGCGATCATCGGCATCCTTATCGCGCTGCTGCTGCCGGCGGTTCAGGCCGCCCGTGAAGCAGCCCGGCGCAACCAGTGTCTGAGCCAGATGAAGCAGTTGGTGCTGGCCACCCACAACCACCACGACACCTACAACTACCTGCCGCTGGCGTCGACCTCGCCGTACGCCACGTCGCAGGGTGGGCCCGTTCAGATCGGCGCGCAGGGTAACGCCGCCAACGGTCGTGACCCTCAGAACCTCAGCGACGGCTACAGCTGGATGGTGCAGCTGCTCCCTTACCTGGAAGAGCAGCCGCTGCACAGCCGGATGAGCCAGAACTCGGCCACTTTCTCGCGGTCGGCTTTCAGCCAGACTGCCAACGGCGGCGTTTTCATGACCCCGTCCGGCGCTGCCGCGTCCGCGACGAACCCGTGGTTCTGGGAGCAGCCGCTGGATTTCGCACTCTGCCCCAGTTTCCCGGGTGACGAGAACGTCACGCTAACCGGCGTTGCCGAGGCGGGCGATGGTCCGGCCGCAGGCAACTACATTGCGATGGCTTCGACCCACTACACCAACCAGAACGGCGGCCACCTGGCGACCAGCGGTTCGCGGAACACCACCGCCAATCCGTGCAATTCGTCGTCGTACTGCGGCAACGGCGCCCTGCCGTTCCCAGGTGTTGCGGGCAATCGCGTAACTAAGAAGGGCCACTCGTTTGCGGCTCTGTCGGACGGCACGTCGAAGTGCGCGATGATCGCCGAGAGCCGCGAGCAGGCGATCACCAGCTGGTACAGCGGCCTCGCCTCGTACGGCGTGGCTTGGTGGCCCAACTACAACGGTGGTGGCGAACTGCCTAACGCGGTTCCCAACAACACGGCCCCGAACCAGAACGCTTGGCAGAAAAACCTGGACTCGGCGGCCGCTCAGGCGTTGAACAAGGGCACCGACAGGAGGACCGCCTCGGGCAACTCAGCGATCGACCCGCAGACCCTGTGGTACGCGACCAGTTCGCAGTACCCGCACATGGGCACCGAGCGCAAGTGGGGCCCGAGCTCGGCCCACCCGTCGGTGGTGCAGCACGGGTTTGGTGACGGCCGCGCCAAGGCTGTGGCCGACAACATCGACACCGATGTCTACCTGTGGATGGTTACCCGCAACGGTCGCGAGACCTACGACGAGGGCACCTGA